A genome region from Acetonema longum DSM 6540 includes the following:
- a CDS encoding lysophospholipid acyltransferase family protein, translating to MKNFVLSAAIRLKRNILALLQIAAAYIIVYVVFKPGAAIKIDRSGIQGIKPPFIVLGNHTSNFDPALVQYAIPYPCYFLTSNYYFRLPVIGRLLRLFEAIPKIQFSPDMRSARKTVEVISRGGVVGIFPEGRRSVDGSCCPIPESVAKLIKKLKVPVVAVKTNGGYFVWPRWSPDWRRGRVETVAVQLLSAEDIAGMSTREIYDTVCRALTYNDYEWNRNAREIYPHNDAAENLHLILHQCPRCHGESVMGSSRNKLLCNRCGNGAIVDVYGFLLPINKKSVIFNNPVEWNAWQRQNMLVCLQDENYQIRVRVRDLQVADKYSGAYRSCGYGEMTVNQEGLHFYGMIDGQAAELSFSCEMLPSISTEFKDDFEICDTTNAWWFFLAEEQQTVRIEAAISLLYEQQQARSRAEWQVPSDVRQETMLAVAQ from the coding sequence ATGAAGAACTTTGTTCTCTCAGCCGCAATCCGGCTTAAACGAAACATATTAGCGCTGCTGCAGATTGCGGCGGCTTATATCATTGTATATGTCGTATTTAAACCGGGAGCGGCAATAAAGATCGACCGCAGCGGGATACAGGGAATCAAGCCGCCGTTTATCGTACTGGGCAATCATACATCGAATTTTGATCCGGCGCTGGTGCAGTATGCCATTCCCTATCCCTGTTATTTTCTCACCTCGAATTACTACTTTCGCCTGCCGGTTATCGGCAGGCTGTTACGGCTGTTCGAAGCCATTCCAAAGATACAATTCTCCCCTGACATGCGCTCGGCGCGCAAAACAGTAGAGGTGATTTCCCGGGGCGGCGTGGTGGGCATATTTCCGGAAGGACGCCGTTCGGTTGACGGGAGTTGCTGCCCGATACCGGAATCAGTGGCGAAGCTTATTAAAAAATTAAAGGTTCCCGTTGTGGCCGTCAAAACAAACGGGGGTTACTTTGTCTGGCCCCGCTGGTCGCCTGACTGGCGGCGGGGGAGGGTGGAAACGGTGGCGGTGCAGCTGCTGTCAGCCGAAGACATTGCCGGAATGAGCACCCGGGAAATATATGATACAGTTTGCCGGGCTTTGACCTATAATGACTACGAATGGAATCGTAATGCCCGGGAGATTTATCCTCATAACGATGCAGCTGAAAACCTGCATCTTATTTTGCATCAATGTCCCCGCTGCCATGGCGAAAGCGTCATGGGCAGCAGCCGGAACAAGCTCTTGTGCAACCGGTGCGGTAACGGGGCGATAGTTGATGTATATGGATTTTTGCTGCCTATTAACAAGAAAAGCGTTATTTTTAACAATCCGGTAGAATGGAACGCCTGGCAGCGTCAGAACATGTTGGTCTGTTTACAGGATGAGAACTATCAGATTCGTGTCCGGGTCAGAGACTTACAGGTGGCGGATAAATATTCCGGCGCCTATCGCAGCTGCGGTTACGGAGAAATGACAGTCAATCAGGAAGGACTGCATTTTTATGGCATGATAGACGGACAGGCGGCTGAATTGTCTTTTTCCTGCGAAATGCTGCCGTCCATTTCCACTGAATTCAAAGATGACTTTGAAATTTGTGATACAACTAATGCCTGGTGGTTTTTTCTGGCCGAAGAGCAGCAAACTGTCCGGATCGAGGCGGCTATATCGCTGCTGTATGAACAGCAACAAGCCCGGAGCCGGGCAGAATGGCAGGTTCCGTCTGACGTCCGGCAGGAAACAATGCTGGCTGTGGCGCAATAA
- a CDS encoding tetratricopeptide repeat protein has protein sequence MTGIECFNKAEEAMREYDRCYEEAYLITALDFYSQAIERDAVYGDAYRKRALVYGLLEEYDRKTDDLNKAIQILENALEQGQAEQELLFNLAMTYRDNHALEHSVEQAWYYFNEVLKMNPGHAQAMFELANILKYEKRDYAAAVAYFSDAIQSNMDNVNFYLERGECFESLKRYHQALGDYDKGISLKPQDWRFYNRRGELYIQLKQWSEARDDYIKFRNFYPYAQHTPVMALQKEVIGGPCIEFYFAENTDQHKPWHPDSWYIEDCIFMEVHKCFAQPFPTFSIYGNFEYSIQDMRQVLDGLIDSLAALNLVCSYADFFSHVVETWFVATLIRDFADFEVHWMEWLEQLKRIHIELISHMCDALACGKRLYLFGV, from the coding sequence ATGACGGGTATTGAATGCTTTAACAAAGCGGAAGAAGCTATGCGTGAATATGATCGGTGTTACGAAGAGGCATACCTTATAACGGCCCTGGATTTTTATAGCCAAGCCATCGAGAGAGATGCTGTTTATGGTGACGCCTACCGTAAACGAGCTCTGGTTTATGGCTTACTGGAAGAGTACGACAGAAAGACTGATGATTTGAACAAGGCGATTCAAATTCTCGAAAACGCATTGGAACAAGGCCAGGCCGAGCAGGAACTGCTTTTTAACTTGGCTATGACCTATCGCGATAATCATGCGTTAGAGCATTCTGTCGAACAAGCCTGGTATTATTTCAATGAAGTTCTAAAAATGAATCCTGGTCATGCACAAGCCATGTTCGAACTGGCTAATATTCTAAAATATGAAAAACGTGATTATGCGGCGGCGGTCGCATATTTTAGCGATGCCATTCAATCTAATATGGACAATGTCAATTTTTATTTGGAACGTGGAGAATGTTTTGAGAGTTTGAAACGGTATCATCAAGCACTGGGTGATTATGACAAAGGGATTTCTCTTAAACCACAGGACTGGCGATTTTATAATCGGCGGGGCGAACTATATATACAACTTAAACAATGGTCGGAAGCCCGTGATGATTATATAAAATTCAGGAATTTTTATCCTTACGCTCAGCATACTCCAGTGATGGCACTGCAAAAGGAAGTTATCGGCGGACCTTGTATTGAGTTTTATTTTGCGGAGAATACCGATCAGCATAAACCGTGGCATCCGGATTCCTGGTATATAGAAGATTGTATTTTTATGGAAGTTCATAAATGTTTTGCTCAGCCTTTTCCGACATTTAGTATCTATGGAAACTTTGAATATTCCATACAGGATATGAGGCAGGTGCTGGATGGATTGATCGACAGTTTAGCTGCTTTAAACTTGGTTTGCAGTTATGCTGATTTTTTCAGCCATGTAGTAGAAACCTGGTTTGTAGCAACTCTGATCAGGGATTTTGCCGATTTTGAAGTTCACTGGATGGAATGGCTGGAGCAATTGAAACGTATCCATATTGAACTTATTTCACACATGTGCGATGCGCTTGCATGCGGTAAGAGACTTTATTTATTTGGAGTCTAA
- a CDS encoding MFS transporter, whose translation MNRILPLETAVLIVVMATSFLTPFMGSAVNLSIPAIAAEFGDNALLLGWMVTGYLLTSAVFLLPFGRYADIVGRKKVFIAGTVLFSLFAALSGLAWSLTSLIWFRAAQGIASAMIFSTGMAILTTVYPAPKRGKAMGLTAAVVYIGLAAGPVLGGVMNHYLGWRSIFHFTAIIGILAALLAIWRLEGEWAGARGETFDFIGSTGYILALSAVLYGFSSISSVIWAKYILVAGLALMALFLHHQSRQQHPILQVELFRQNKVFAYSNLAAMINYSATFAVGFLISLHLQLVMGYDSQMAGLILLSQPVLMAALSPFAGTLSDRISPSILASWGMGITALGLFLFVFISVDTYLGLIIANLALIGVGFALFASPNNNAIMSAVEKKLYGVASSSLGTMRLVGQAVSMAVVTLLIASFVGDAGLNKNSAPMIVAASRASFMVFTAICIIGVFASLARGSKERSAPDDAKGQQD comes from the coding sequence ATGAATAGGATTCTTCCATTGGAAACAGCTGTATTGATTGTGGTTATGGCTACATCTTTTTTGACGCCGTTTATGGGCAGCGCTGTGAACCTGTCCATACCGGCCATTGCAGCCGAATTTGGCGATAATGCCCTGTTGCTGGGATGGATGGTCACCGGTTATTTATTGACTTCGGCGGTGTTTCTGCTGCCTTTTGGCCGCTACGCGGATATTGTGGGCCGGAAAAAAGTCTTTATTGCCGGTACCGTCTTATTTTCTCTGTTTGCCGCGTTATCCGGCCTTGCCTGGTCCCTGACATCACTGATCTGGTTCAGGGCGGCTCAGGGCATTGCCAGCGCCATGATTTTTAGCACCGGCATGGCCATTTTGACCACCGTCTATCCGGCTCCAAAGCGGGGCAAGGCTATGGGCCTGACGGCTGCAGTTGTCTATATTGGCCTGGCGGCGGGACCGGTGCTGGGCGGCGTGATGAATCATTATCTGGGCTGGCGCAGCATCTTTCATTTTACCGCCATCATCGGCATACTGGCAGCCCTGCTGGCCATCTGGCGGCTGGAAGGGGAATGGGCAGGCGCCCGGGGAGAGACCTTTGACTTCATTGGCAGCACTGGCTACATCCTGGCGCTTTCGGCCGTCCTGTACGGCTTTTCTTCCATCTCCAGCGTGATCTGGGCAAAATACATCCTGGTTGCAGGCCTGGCGCTGATGGCCCTGTTTTTGCATCACCAGTCCCGCCAGCAGCATCCCATCCTGCAGGTGGAGCTATTCCGCCAAAACAAGGTTTTCGCCTATTCCAACCTGGCGGCCATGATTAACTACAGCGCCACATTTGCGGTAGGCTTTTTGATATCGCTGCATCTGCAGCTGGTGATGGGGTATGATTCCCAGATGGCCGGCCTGATTTTGCTGTCGCAGCCCGTGCTGATGGCGGCGCTCTCCCCCTTTGCCGGCACCCTCTCAGACCGTATATCGCCTTCCATATTGGCTTCCTGGGGCATGGGCATCACCGCCCTGGGGTTATTCCTGTTCGTCTTTATCAGCGTCGACACATACTTAGGGCTGATCATCGCCAATCTGGCGCTGATCGGAGTAGGCTTCGCCCTGTTTGCCTCTCCTAATAATAACGCCATCATGAGCGCGGTGGAGAAGAAGCTTTACGGCGTGGCTTCCTCGTCCCTGGGGACCATGAGATTGGTGGGCCAGGCAGTCAGCATGGCTGTGGTCACCCTGCTGATCGCCAGCTTTGTGGGAGATGCGGGCCTGAACAAGAATTCCGCTCCTATGATCGTGGCCGCTTCCCGGGCATCCTTCATGGTGTTTACAGCCATCTGCATTATTGGGGTATTTGCATCGCTGGCCCGGGGGAGCAAAGAGCGGTCTGCCCCTGATGACGCGAAAGGTCAGCAGGATTAG
- a CDS encoding ATP-binding protein yields MFDSQINIPRKAYMDWLLRWKDRQIIKVVSGVRRSGKSTLFELYRSHLMQIGVAERQIIALNFEDIAYEDYLDYRKLYAFIEARLLSDRMNYIFLDEIQHVNSFERVVDSLFIKNNCDVYITGSNAYFMSGELATLLSGRYVELKMLPLSFSEFYEGLALHDRQLSKEEAFQAYLTQSSFPYLSRFPGTSAETLDYLRGVYNTVLLKDVVARLRIPDVNALENVAKFLLHNIGNKIAPTKIANTLKSDGKGVDPKTVDRYIRGLTDSLLLYEANRFNIKGRMYLSSQSKYYCVDTALRNAFVRGKESDAGHVLENVVYLELLRRSGRVFVGVADNEGEVDFVTEDGDSLAYYQVAWTALDESILHRELTPLRRIKDNHPKTLLTMDVLFSEGNYDGILKRNVLDWLLEGWVTVPSAHKS; encoded by the coding sequence ATGTTTGATTCACAAATCAATATCCCGCGTAAAGCCTATATGGATTGGTTGCTGCGTTGGAAAGACCGGCAGATCATTAAGGTTGTATCTGGCGTCCGACGTTCGGGAAAATCGACGCTGTTTGAGTTATATCGCTCCCATCTTATGCAAATCGGTGTTGCCGAGCGGCAAATCATTGCGTTAAATTTTGAAGATATCGCCTATGAAGACTACCTCGATTACCGCAAACTGTACGCCTTCATTGAAGCCCGATTGCTGTCTGACCGGATGAACTATATTTTTTTGGATGAAATCCAGCATGTCAACAGCTTTGAGCGAGTGGTGGACAGCTTATTTATTAAAAACAACTGTGACGTATATATAACCGGCTCGAATGCGTATTTTATGTCCGGAGAGCTGGCCACCCTGCTTTCCGGACGCTACGTCGAATTGAAGATGCTTCCGCTTTCATTTTCGGAGTTTTATGAAGGATTGGCCCTGCACGACCGGCAACTGTCCAAAGAAGAGGCCTTTCAGGCGTATTTAACCCAAAGCTCTTTTCCCTACCTTTCCCGTTTTCCCGGAACATCGGCGGAGACATTGGATTACCTACGCGGAGTTTACAACACTGTTTTGCTCAAGGATGTGGTGGCGCGTTTGCGTATTCCCGATGTTAACGCTCTGGAAAATGTGGCAAAATTCCTTTTGCACAACATCGGCAACAAGATTGCCCCGACCAAAATTGCCAACACGCTGAAGTCCGATGGCAAAGGCGTTGACCCTAAAACGGTTGACCGCTATATACGCGGCCTGACGGACAGCTTGCTGCTGTATGAAGCCAATCGGTTCAATATCAAAGGACGGATGTATCTATCCAGCCAGAGCAAGTATTATTGTGTAGACACCGCACTGCGCAACGCTTTTGTGCGCGGAAAAGAGAGCGATGCCGGGCATGTCCTCGAAAATGTCGTCTATTTGGAATTGCTGCGCAGAAGCGGACGCGTGTTTGTCGGCGTGGCGGATAATGAGGGTGAAGTGGATTTTGTGACGGAGGACGGCGACAGTTTAGCTTATTACCAAGTGGCTTGGACGGCCTTGGACGAAAGCATATTACACCGTGAGTTGACACCCTTGCGCCGTATCAAAGATAACCACCCCAAAACCTTGCTGACGATGGATGTCCTGTTCAGCGAAGGGAATTATGATGGCATCCTCAAACGGAATGTGCTGGATTGGCTGCTGGAAGGCTGGGTTACCGTTCCTTCTGCCCATAAGTCTTAA
- a CDS encoding GNAT family N-acetyltransferase encodes MQLREGKYLVKLAENASEKEQVYRLRHNVYHKEMNFAGKQTEGEQEYDSYDEICDHLMICDEEAGQCVGTFRFLSGKRLQGNQGFYSEQWFDIGQLKCERNRVLELGRACIDIPYRNTKVFKLLFSGVGAYLKLFPHDYMIGLTTVSFDSRTDIKMIIEYLTEKKVVNISFGVKPKKDFYIDEAEGGSYTIAAVSEREIINKMSTLMLAYYKYGAEFISEPSVDADFNPPVVDFFTIFPAEKYPSWAS; translated from the coding sequence ATGCAGCTCCGGGAAGGAAAATACTTAGTCAAACTGGCTGAAAATGCAAGCGAAAAAGAACAGGTTTACCGGCTCCGGCATAATGTTTACCATAAAGAAATGAATTTTGCGGGCAAACAGACAGAAGGTGAACAGGAATATGACTCTTATGATGAAATTTGCGATCATCTGATGATTTGCGATGAGGAAGCAGGCCAATGCGTCGGGACTTTTCGGTTTTTATCGGGTAAAAGGCTGCAGGGAAACCAAGGCTTTTATTCGGAGCAATGGTTTGATATTGGACAGTTAAAGTGTGAAAGAAACAGAGTTTTGGAACTGGGGCGGGCTTGTATCGATATCCCGTACCGGAATACCAAAGTCTTTAAACTGCTATTTTCCGGTGTAGGCGCTTATCTGAAGTTATTTCCCCATGATTACATGATTGGTCTTACCACTGTGTCATTTGATTCCAGGACCGATATCAAAATGATCATCGAATATCTGACTGAGAAAAAAGTGGTTAACATCTCTTTTGGCGTAAAGCCAAAAAAAGATTTCTATATCGACGAAGCCGAGGGAGGGAGTTACACCATCGCCGCTGTCAGTGAACGGGAAATCATCAATAAGATGTCCACCCTTATGCTGGCCTATTATAAATACGGGGCGGAGTTTATCAGCGAACCGTCTGTTGACGCTGATTTCAATCCGCCGGTAGTTGACTTTTTTACGATTTTCCCGGCCGAAAAATATCCCAGCTGGGCATCCTGA
- a CDS encoding AAA family ATPase, giving the protein MQNFYDPWVFPHCPGAPDWELDWDGLCGRFAWLRELQGIVQDPVFHAEGDVLTHTRLVCEALMQMAEWRQMTEPVRNMLLAAALLHDVAKPFCTRVDHGRITSGGHALLGEFLTREILYKETGLTTPVPFACREEIAKLVRFHGLPLFFLEKEDPVRAVLEASQMVRLDWLALLAKADVLGRRCPDRQELLERIELFADFCREHGCYRERGRFADAYSRFLYFQKEKADPAYRAYDDTKFEVILMSGLPAAGKDTWVARHCAGLPVVSLDRLRQELKIAPDEEQGQVVQAAKERARQFLRDQRPFVWNATNISRATRRQLIALFTAYGARVKIVYLEVPYALLLRRNRERSAPVPEKAIHRMIHKLEVPVLTEAPSVQWIVPSTL; this is encoded by the coding sequence ATGCAAAATTTTTATGATCCCTGGGTCTTTCCCCATTGTCCCGGCGCGCCTGACTGGGAGCTTGACTGGGACGGGCTGTGCGGCCGTTTTGCCTGGCTCAGGGAGCTGCAGGGCATTGTACAGGACCCGGTATTTCACGCGGAAGGCGATGTGCTGACCCATACCCGGCTGGTATGCGAGGCGCTCATGCAGATGGCGGAATGGCGGCAGATGACTGAGCCCGTCCGAAATATGCTGTTGGCGGCGGCATTGCTGCATGACGTGGCCAAGCCTTTTTGCACCAGGGTCGATCATGGCCGGATTACTTCCGGGGGACATGCCCTGCTGGGAGAGTTCCTAACCAGAGAGATACTGTATAAGGAAACCGGGTTAACAACGCCGGTTCCCTTTGCCTGCCGGGAAGAGATCGCCAAGCTGGTGCGCTTTCACGGCCTGCCGTTATTCTTTCTGGAAAAGGAGGACCCGGTCCGCGCGGTCCTGGAAGCCAGTCAGATGGTAAGGCTGGACTGGCTGGCCCTGCTGGCGAAAGCCGACGTCCTGGGCCGGCGGTGCCCGGACCGGCAGGAATTGCTGGAACGAATCGAATTGTTTGCCGATTTTTGCCGGGAGCACGGCTGCTACCGGGAGCGCGGCAGGTTTGCCGATGCTTACAGCCGCTTCCTGTACTTTCAGAAGGAAAAGGCCGACCCGGCTTATCGGGCTTATGATGATACAAAATTTGAAGTGATTCTGATGTCCGGGCTGCCGGCGGCCGGCAAGGACACCTGGGTTGCGCGGCATTGCGCCGGCCTGCCGGTGGTCTCCCTGGACCGGCTGCGGCAGGAGCTTAAAATCGCTCCCGATGAGGAGCAGGGCCAGGTTGTCCAGGCAGCCAAGGAAAGGGCCAGGCAATTTTTGCGCGACCAGCGGCCTTTCGTCTGGAACGCGACGAATATTAGCAGAGCAACCCGCCGGCAGCTCATTGCCCTTTTTACCGCTTATGGCGCCAGGGTGAAAATAGTCTATCTGGAAGTGCCCTACGCGCTGCTGCTGCGGCGCAACCGGGAACGTTCCGCTCCGGTGCCGGAGAAAGCCATCCATCGGATGATCCACAAGCTGGAGGTGCCTGTCCTTACCGAAGCGCCTTCCGTACAGTGGATTGTTCCGTCCACATTGTAA
- the thiT gene encoding energy-coupled thiamine transporter ThiT: MLADNPVSIAVLLGLMLLILAFLRIKKIALQPRLITHIGLALALALILHTFRLYHMPQGGSITLGAMVPLLLIAFLYGPEVGYLAGFVYGLIHLIQSPYILHPVQVLFDYPLPYMALGLAGYFRDRIFWGTIVGVLGRFICHYISGIVFFASYAPESMSPYVYSAIFNAGYLIPNLLICLLIMRLLPLERIKLTLSR; this comes from the coding sequence ATGCTTGCGGACAATCCGGTCAGTATCGCGGTCCTTTTAGGATTGATGCTTCTGATACTGGCCTTCCTGCGCATCAAAAAAATCGCTTTGCAGCCGCGGCTAATCACACATATCGGCCTGGCGCTTGCTTTGGCGCTCATACTGCACACCTTCCGCCTGTATCACATGCCGCAGGGCGGCAGCATCACTTTGGGAGCGATGGTGCCACTGCTGCTGATTGCCTTTTTGTACGGACCGGAAGTAGGTTATCTTGCCGGGTTTGTTTATGGTCTGATCCATTTGATTCAGAGTCCTTATATTTTACATCCGGTGCAGGTGTTGTTCGATTACCCTTTGCCGTATATGGCGCTTGGCCTTGCAGGCTATTTTCGGGACCGGATTTTTTGGGGAACAATTGTCGGCGTTTTGGGACGGTTTATCTGCCATTACATATCAGGAATTGTATTTTTTGCCAGCTATGCTCCAGAAAGCATGTCTCCTTATGTATATTCCGCCATCTTCAACGCCGGCTACCTGATTCCTAACCTGCTCATCTGCCTCTTAATCATGCGGCTTTTACCGCTGGAGCGGATTAAGCTGACATTGTCGCGGTGA
- a CDS encoding L-fuculose-phosphate aldolase, giving the protein MLLQKERELIVEYGQKLITTGLTKGTGGNISIYNPEKQLMAISPSGLEYFKTLPEDVVVLDLAGHVADGGRKPSSEFEMHCIFYRRRPNIQAVVHTHSLYAAVLACLHWNIEPTHYLIGFAGRQVKCTPYETFGTRELAEAAFAAMEDNYTVLLGNHGLLAVGPDIVRAFQTAEETEFCAQIYYLTKTAGQPVILSDSQMDVVLEKFKTYGQKER; this is encoded by the coding sequence ATGCTGCTTCAGAAAGAGCGGGAACTGATCGTAGAATATGGCCAGAAACTGATTACCACCGGCCTGACAAAGGGGACCGGCGGTAATATCAGCATCTATAATCCGGAAAAACAATTGATGGCGATCAGTCCCAGCGGACTGGAATATTTTAAAACCCTGCCGGAAGATGTGGTAGTGCTGGATCTGGCCGGGCATGTGGCCGACGGCGGAAGAAAACCTTCCAGCGAATTCGAGATGCACTGTATCTTTTACCGACGGAGGCCCAATATCCAGGCGGTGGTCCATACCCATTCCCTGTACGCTGCGGTCCTGGCCTGCCTGCACTGGAATATTGAACCGACTCACTATCTCATCGGCTTTGCCGGCAGACAGGTGAAATGCACACCTTACGAAACCTTTGGCACCCGGGAATTAGCCGAAGCCGCCTTTGCCGCCATGGAGGACAATTACACCGTGCTGCTGGGCAATCATGGCCTGCTGGCAGTTGGGCCGGATATTGTCCGCGCCTTTCAGACGGCGGAGGAAACGGAGTTCTGCGCCCAAATTTACTATCTGACAAAAACCGCCGGTCAACCGGTAATTTTGTCCGACAGTCAAATGGATGTAGTTCTGGAGAAGTTTAAGACTTATGGGCAGAAGGAACGGTAA
- a CDS encoding RNA 2'-phosphotransferase, protein MDYIKLSKTMSYALRHAPWEYELEMDEGGWVSIIQLLHSLQEEQKWSDVKAENIYYVAKTSDKGRFEIADSKIRALYGHSIPLRIIKAPGEPPQLLYHGTSRQEADAIMANGLEPRGRQYVHMAVDPKMALQVGKRRDNKPVLLTIKAREARQDGVAFYKGNDLVWLAEFVVAKYIDIEEKN, encoded by the coding sequence ATGGACTATATTAAATTAAGCAAAACCATGTCCTATGCCTTGCGGCATGCACCGTGGGAATATGAGCTGGAGATGGATGAAGGCGGCTGGGTTTCAATTATTCAACTGCTGCATTCCCTGCAGGAAGAGCAGAAATGGTCGGATGTCAAAGCCGAGAATATCTATTATGTGGCCAAAACCTCGGATAAGGGCCGCTTCGAAATAGCGGACAGCAAAATCAGAGCGCTGTATGGGCACTCCATTCCCCTCAGGATCATAAAGGCCCCCGGCGAACCGCCGCAATTACTCTATCACGGCACCTCTAGACAGGAGGCTGACGCGATTATGGCCAATGGCCTTGAGCCGCGGGGCAGGCAGTATGTGCACATGGCGGTTGATCCCAAGATGGCCTTACAGGTGGGCAAACGCCGCGATAATAAGCCGGTATTGCTTACCATTAAAGCCCGGGAAGCCCGGCAGGACGGAGTAGCCTTCTATAAGGGAAACGACCTGGTATGGCTGGCGGAATTTGTTGTGGCAAAGTATATCGATATTGAGGAAAAAAATTAA
- a CDS encoding tRNA(His) guanylyltransferase Thg1 family protein, with amino-acid sequence MKFSDFDIKMRVYETAHDYCVIPGVYMAARIDGRSFTRLTKEVYQFESPYDIRFRDYMVATVEHLMQCGFRVIYGYTQSDEISLLFHLDETAFGRKTRKFNSILAGEASAKFSLLLGGAASFDCRISVLPNKELVVNYFRWRYEDACRNALNAHCYWLLRRNGKTVAEANSLLLGMGVKDKNELLYQYGMNFNDVPSWQKSGIGLYWEQYEKVCENVITGQTTVPRRRIKVDDDLPLKDQYNLFIANLLDNGGSAAY; translated from the coding sequence ATGAAATTCAGTGACTTTGACATAAAAATGAGGGTATATGAGACGGCCCATGATTATTGCGTGATTCCTGGCGTTTACATGGCAGCGCGCATAGATGGCCGCTCATTTACCAGATTGACCAAAGAAGTTTATCAATTTGAAAGCCCATATGATATTCGGTTTAGAGATTATATGGTGGCTACGGTTGAACATCTGATGCAATGCGGGTTTCGGGTCATTTACGGCTATACCCAGAGTGATGAGATTTCACTCCTTTTCCACCTGGATGAAACCGCCTTTGGGCGAAAAACGCGTAAATTCAACTCTATTCTGGCCGGGGAAGCAAGCGCGAAATTTTCTTTGCTGCTGGGCGGTGCTGCCTCTTTTGACTGCAGGATATCCGTACTGCCCAATAAAGAACTGGTGGTAAATTATTTCCGCTGGCGCTATGAGGATGCTTGCCGCAATGCGCTGAATGCTCACTGCTATTGGCTGTTAAGGCGTAACGGCAAAACCGTGGCGGAAGCGAACAGCTTGTTATTAGGCATGGGTGTAAAAGATAAAAACGAGCTTCTCTATCAATACGGTATGAACTTTAACGATGTTCCTTCATGGCAAAAGAGCGGCATCGGCCTATACTGGGAGCAATATGAGAAAGTCTGTGAAAATGTAATAACAGGGCAAACGACAGTTCCAAGAAGGCGGATCAAAGTGGATGACGATTTGCCGCTGAAGGATCAATATAACCTGTTTATCGCGAACCTGCTTGATAACGGCGGCTCAGCAGCGTACTAA
- a CDS encoding HD-GYP domain-containing protein, whose protein sequence is METKLLAVNDLVPGMIIGSSVLSPTGKVLLGKNAAVTTRTISLLAMWDIRFVYIVDDVAAAPNQPSEQPEQPDSLSQVFKDFYKEYSSIVDSSSRSFDFVRNQKQVPVPELKDISFGIYSTVLSTGPTLMEYLLVCDQKLADEVSRHSVMVAFISGMIGRAMRLPEETVQTLVLAGLLHDIGKLVIPQDGSSGPEDHVIHGAKLLRNVDGISQDVLAAVLYHHEYMDGSGFPLAKQGDKIPVLARIIAVANAFHREAYHDTVNPFISLEHIAQNKFTKFCPEVCQPFLDSVRDCLINSSIMLTDDRTAQVVLFDRERFTKPLVRTTAGAIIDLSTVKGIAIKHILNQEYLAAVNGGIS, encoded by the coding sequence ATGGAAACCAAATTGTTGGCCGTTAACGACTTAGTCCCGGGCATGATCATCGGTTCGTCTGTCTTGTCGCCGACCGGTAAAGTCCTCCTGGGAAAAAACGCGGCGGTGACGACCAGGACCATCTCGCTTTTAGCGATGTGGGACATTCGCTTTGTATACATAGTGGATGATGTTGCAGCTGCGCCAAATCAACCGTCGGAACAGCCGGAGCAGCCGGACAGTCTGTCCCAGGTGTTTAAAGATTTTTATAAGGAATATAGCAGCATTGTCGACAGTTCCTCCCGGTCTTTCGATTTTGTCCGCAACCAAAAGCAAGTACCGGTACCGGAACTTAAAGATATCTCTTTCGGCATTTATTCCACCGTGCTGTCAACCGGCCCCACCCTTATGGAGTACCTTCTAGTCTGCGATCAGAAATTGGCCGATGAGGTTTCCCGTCATTCGGTTATGGTGGCATTTATCAGCGGCATGATTGGCCGTGCCATGAGGCTGCCGGAAGAAACCGTCCAAACACTGGTCCTGGCCGGACTGCTGCATGATATCGGCAAATTAGTCATTCCCCAGGATGGCAGTTCCGGACCGGAAGATCATGTCATTCACGGAGCTAAATTGCTGCGTAATGTAGACGGCATTTCCCAGGATGTTCTGGCGGCTGTTCTCTACCACCATGAATACATGGACGGCAGCGGCTTTCCCCTGGCTAAGCAGGGCGACAAAATTCCTGTCCTTGCCCGGATCATCGCCGTAGCAAATGCTTTTCACAGGGAAGCTTACCACGATACTGTCAATCCGTTTATCTCGCTGGAGCATATTGCTCAGAATAAATTTACTAAATTCTGCCCTGAAGTCTGCCAGCCTTTCCTCGACAGTGTGCGAGACTGCCTTATTAACAGCTCGATCATGCTAACCGATGACCGTACGGCTCAAGTAGTACTTTTCGACAGAGAACGGTTCACCAAGCCACTGGTTAGAACCACAGCCGGTGCAATCATCGACTTGTCCACCGTGAAAGGGATTGCCATCAAACATATATTAAATCAAGAATATCTGGCCGCAGTTAACGGCGGAATTTCATAG